In Pungitius pungitius chromosome 2, fPunPun2.1, whole genome shotgun sequence, a single window of DNA contains:
- the rab9b gene encoding ras-related protein Rab-9B codes for MMSGKSLLLKVILLGDGGVGKSSLMNRYVTDRFDSQSFHTIGVEFLNRDLEVDGRLVTLQIWDTAGQERFKSLRTPFYRGADCCLLTFAVNDLQSFQNLGCWKKEFMYYSDVKDPERFPFVVLGNKVDMEQREVGEDEARAWCEENSCCPYFETSAKDDTNVTAAFEAAVREVLAAEDQIDHALLSSTIDLHGNRKSSRGSCC; via the coding sequence ATGATGAGCGGGAAGAGCCTCCTCCTGAAGGTGATCCTGCTGGGGGACGGCGGCGTCGGCAAGTCCTCGCTAATGAACCGCTACGTCACGGACCGCTTCGACTCCCAGTCCTTTCACACCATCGGAGTGGAGTTCCTAAACAGGGACCTGGAGGTCGACGGACGCCTGGTCACTCTTCAGATATGGGACACAGCCGGCCAGGAGCGCTTCAAGTCCCTGCGGACGCCCTTTTACCGAGGCGCCGACTGCTGCCTGCTCACATTCGCTGTGAACGACCTGCAGAGCTTCCAAAACCTCGGCTGCTGGAAGAAGGAGTTCATGTACTACTCGGATGTTAAAGACCCGGAGCGCTTCCCTTTCGTGGTGCTAGGCAACAAGGTAGACATGGAGCAGAGGGAGGTTGGCGAGGACGAAGCACGGGCCTGGTGTGAGGAGAACAGCTGCTGCCCTTACTTTGAGACCAGTGCCAAGGACGACACTAATGTCACAGCTGCATTCGAGGCAGCTGTCAGGGAAGTTCTGGCTGCCGAGGACCAGATTGACCACGCGCTGCTGAGCAGTACTATtgatctccatggcaaccgcaAAAGCTCTCGTGGGTCTTGTTGCTGA